The nucleotide window CAGATCGGGGATGGCCCGACCTCGCCTGCGCGCAGGATAGGAGCATCGCTGGTCCAGGTGTCGAACTTCGGCCAACCGTGGACGATCGCGAGATACTCCTTCCGCGCCTCGCGCCGCTCGAAGATGCGCGAGAGATCGCGCGCCGCATCGCGATGCTTGGCAATCAGGACCACGCCGCTGGTTTCACGATCCAGGCGGGTGATGATCGAAAGCGCGGCTCCGTTTTCCATCTCATACATCAGCAGGGTCTCCACCCCTCCGAGCAGGTTCGGCTCCACCTTGCCATTGGCCGGGTGGACGATCAGGGGCGCCGGCTTGTTCACGACGATCCAATCGTCACTCTCTCCGAGGACGTGGAAATCGGCGATCGCGTGCAGGATCATCGCCGCACCCTTGCCACGGTTCCCTGCAAAACCAAGCGCCATCGGCACAAAATCAAGATCTTGGCGCTGGTTTCCGCCTTGCCAGCGGGGCCTCCAGCCATTCCACTGCGCGCCCATGCCCGCCGACGTCCAGCACACTCTCGCCGGTTCCGCCACCCTCGAAGGCACCTCCCTTCACACCGGTGAAAAGGTCACCCTGACCCTCAAGCCCGCTCCGGAAGGCCACGGTTTCAAGTTCCGCCGCATCGACCTGCCGGACCAGCCGTTCATTTCCGCGGATGTGGACAAGGTCCAGACCGTCGAGCGCGCCACCACCCTCGCCGAAGGTTCGGTGAAGGTGCACACCGTGGAGCACGTCCTGTCCGCCCTCACCGGCATGGGCATCGACAACGCGCTCATTGAAATGGACGCGAACGAGCCACCGATCGGTGACGGCTCCGCCAAGCCATTCGTCGAGCTGATCAAGAAAGCGGGCATCGCCGCCCAGACCGCCCCGCGCAAGACCTGGGAAATCCGCGAGCCGATCCACATGGAAACCGGTGATGGCACGCTGATCACCATCGTCCCGGCCAAGTCCTTCCGTGTCTCCGTGACCAACGTCGGCCCGGACGGCCGCTTCACCCAGTACTTCTCCAGCGAGGTGACTCCGGAGAAGTACGAGAAGGAAATCGCCCCGGCCCGCACCTTCGTTTACTACGAGGACGTCAAGCCGCTGCTCGAAAAGGGCCTGATCAAGGGCGGCTCGCTCGAAAGCGCCGTGGTCATCCGCGGCAACGAGGTGATGTCCAAGGAAGCCCTCCGCTACAACAACGAATTCGCCCGCCACAAGGCGCTCGATGTGATCGGCGACCTGATCCTTTCCGGCAAGCGTATCCTCGGCCATGTCATCGCGGTGAAGCCCGGCCACGGCCCGAACACCAAGATGGCCGCCACGCTCAAGAGCGAGTACTCGCGCCTGCGCTCGATGGTGCCGCCGTTCTCCATCCCGAAGGGTGAGACGGTCCTGGACATCAACGACGTGCTCAAGATCCTGCCGCACCGCTATCCCTTCCTGCTGGTGGACCGCGTGGTCGATTTCGAGGGCGACACCAAATGCACGGGCGTGAAGAACGTCACGATGAACGAGCCGTTCTTCCCCGGTCACTTCCCGGAGCATCCGATCATGCCGGGCGTGCTCCAGCTCGAAGCGATGGCGCAGGTTTCCTCCGTGCTGATGCTCCGCAAGCCGGAGAACGCGGGCAAGATCGGCTACTTCATGAGCGCGGACGACGTGAAATGGCGCCGCCCCGTGCTGCCGGGCGACACGCTCTTCATCGAGGCCGAAGTCATCAAGATCCGCGGCTCCATCGGCCAGACCCGCTGCAAGTGCCTGGTCAATGGCGAGGTGGTATCCGAAGGCGAACTGAAGTTCGCGCTGATGGACCGGTGATTCCAACGCGATCGAACGGGTCATGAAGATCGACCTGACGCATTCTCCCTACGGCGCTCTCCTGCTAGTGGGGATGATCGGATTCGGATTCGTCCTGTACATCTTGATTCGCAGGACTGAGGAGGCGACTGATCGATTCACCGCCTTGCTCTCCAAATTTCCCAGCCGGGGCGTGGACGCAAACCTGTCGTTCACGTCTCTGTCAGCCCCGGTCATGATCGGAGGCATCCGACAAGTGGACACCTCCTTCTCCCTGGCGGAAAACCCCTCGGGTGTCTACTTGCGGAAAGACGTTTCGGTTTACGGCCGCCGGGGCACGATTTTCATTCCCGTCAAACGTGTCGCCGAACGTACCTCGCGAATGATCCGGACGACCTGCGGCATACGAATTGAGTTCTGAGAGCCTCGAAAACATCCTCATCGCCACCGCTCTCCAGACCACGCCGTGTAACAGAGGACACACCGCACCAAAGAAAGATCGCACGGCTGAGTAGCATGACAACGCGGTGGTCTGGTGCTGCACCAGCAACCGACTTTCGGTAACCGGATCTTTCCCAACGAAACAATCCATGGATCTCAGACGATCCTCCGGTATGATCCCGGAATGCATCGGATCGCATCCTGCCTGATGTTTCTTCTCCTGGCGTCCCCGCTCCTCCATGCGGAGCCCGAACCCACGAAAACCGAACTCGCAAAAAAGGCTCCCACCATCCTGAAGAGCGCGCAGCAATTCGCGATCGGCGGTGTGGGCATCGCCGGCACCACCTCTCCCGCGGAAAGCGCGCTCCGTGCCCTGCTCAACCGACCCGACGCGGTGGCCGAGTGCAAGAAGCTCGTCTCGGACGCCACTCCGGCAGGCAAGCTCTACGGCCTGCTGGGACTGAAACTGAAGGACGCCAAAGCCTTCGAAGAGGCCTTCCCTGCCTTCAAGGATTCGAAAACCGCCGTCTCCACCGCCTCCGGCTGCATCCCCTACGAAACCACCATCGGCAAGATCGCGTCCGACATCCGGGATGGGAAACTGAAGTGACACGCATCTCGCGTTGTCGCTACACCGGTGCTAAAGAATCATCGGCCACGGAGTATTCTCCTCACGCATGAAACTCTCATTGCTCCTGCTTTCCCTCGCCTTGCCGCTCCACGCGGAGGTTTCCTTCACGAAGAAAACGCTGACCACGGAGTTCCTCGCTGAAGGGGCCGCGGTCGCGGACTTCGATGGAGATGGCAAGATGGACATTTCCGCCGGAGCGTTCATCTGGTTCGGCCCGGATTTCCAACGGAAGACCCACTTCACCACGCCGCCTCCGGCGCTCGATGGCTCGAAGGAATACTCGCAGTTCTTCATCGGCGGTGCGGCGGATGTGGATGGCGACGGCAAGCCGGACATCCTCAACACCGGCTTTCCGGGCAAGGAAACCTATGTGTTCTTCAACCCCGGGAAGGATGGCGGCGAATGGAAACGCCAGGTGCTGCTCGATGTGACCGACGGCGAATCCCCGATGTGGATCGATGTCACCGGCGATGGCAAACCCGAGCTGGTCTGCCACAGCCGCGGCTCGACAGGCTATCTGGAGCTGCCGTGGGGCAAGCGAGACACCCCCGGCACCTTCCACGCCATCGCCCCAGCGAATCCAAATCTCTACCAGCGCTACACCCACGGCCAGGGCGCAGGCGATCTCAATGGCGACGGCCGCCCCGCGATCCTCGATAAGACGGGCTGGTACGAGCAACCAACCGACCGCAACCAACCATGGCCGTTCCATGCGACCACCTTCGCCCAGAACGGCGGCGCGCAGATGCTGGTGTTCGATGTGAACGGCGATGGCGCGAACGACGTGGTGAGTTCCGCGAACGCGCATGGCTATGGCCTGAGCTGGTTTGAGAACAACAAGGACGGCACGTTCAAGGAGCACGTGATCATCGACAAGGATCCCGCCAAGGAAACCAACGGCGTGCAGTTCTCCCAACTCCACGCGCTGACCACCGCGGACATCAATGGCGATGGCATTCCGGACCTCGTCACCGGCAAGCGCCGCTGGGCCCATGGCAGCAACGGCGATCCGGATCCGAATGGTGCCGCGGTTCTCTATTGGTTCGAAACCAAGCGGGACGGCAAGGGCGGAGCGGAATGCATCGCCCATGAGATCGACCGTGATTCCGGTGTCGGCACCCAGGTCACGGTCACGGATATGAACAGCGATAAGAAGCCCGACATCGTGGTGGCGAACAAGAAGGGCGTCTTCGTGTTCGAGCAGAAATAGCCGTTGGCCAGGAGGGACGGACCTTGTGCCCCACATCTCATGGTCGTTCCTTGCCACACAGCAACGGCAGCCCTGTTAGAAGTGCCGTGAGATAACAGAACGTGATGTCCGGAATGAACATCGGATGTCTGGGGGGCGTCAGGTGGTTCTGGATCGCCGCGACCAGCAGGGTCGTGCCGACGAAGAGGTGGAACGGCGAAACCAGTTTCACCAACCCCTCGAATGCGTCCGGCTTCCAACAAGCGAGCGCCGACGCAAGGCCGATGCACCCGAACACGCTGGAGGCCATCTTCAGCCAATAGTCGAGCAGCGGGTCGTAGTGCAACGGCTTCGCCCCCATCGCCCGGAGCTGCTCGGCGGCGTTCTGCCACGGCACAAAAGTGAACCAGAAGGAGATGCCCCAGCCGCAGGCGCTGCACAGCAGGCCGAGCCGCAGAATTCTCAGCCAGCCGGGCGTTTCGGGAATCCTCGGGTCTTTCATGATGGAGGTCCGGCGCGGCGGGTCGATGCGCCTTCCGGGAATAACTCCGCCAAGTGCGGAAATTTTCTCCGTCAGGTTTCCGGGGGTGCGGGAGATCTACGTCCATCCGGCCCCCGTTCGCGCCGGAGCCCAAACCCATACCCCCGCCATCGCATGCGACCTCTCCGAAAACTTCCGTTCCTCGCGACCGTCCTGGTCGCAACCTATACCGCCCACGCGGACACCCGTACCTGGCAGACCGCCGGCACCACCGATACCTGGAGCACCGCCGCCGGGGATACCAACTGGTTCATCGATGCCGACACCACGCTCTCGCCGTGGGTGGATGCGAATGCCGCCGTTTTCGATGCCGCCACCGGGGAGACCGTCACCAAGACCGGCACGCTGCTCCCCACCAACGTCACCATCGGCGCGAACAACGGCAGTTGGGCCTTTTCCGGCGCAGGCACCATCGGCGGCACCGCCTCCGTGTTGAAGACCGGCACCGGATCGCTTTCCCTCACCACGGACAATGCGTTCAGCGGCGGCCTCACGATCTCGCAGGGCACCGTCAACTTCTCCACCGCCAATGCGACCGGCACCGGCACGGTCACTCTGAACGACGCGAACACCGGCAGCACGAACACCTCGTTGCTCGGCAGCATCGGCACCGCCCGTGCCATCACCGTGGCGAACGCTGGCACCGGTACCACCACCATCGGCACGACCTCCGGCGGAGCCGTCGCTTACAGCGGCGCGATCACGCTGAACAAGGCCGTCACCTTCCAATCGTCCACCACCGACCGCACCGACTTCAGCGGCGCAATGAGCGGCGCGGGTGACATCACCATCACCGCGGGCGTCGCCAACGGCCGTACCATCTTCAACGGCACCGCGAAGACGGCGACCGGCAACGTCACCATCACCTCCGGAGCCAATCTCCAGCTCAGCGATGGCACCGCCACCGCCAACAGCTTCATCGGAGATGCCTCGCTGGTCACGGTCAACACCGGCGGCTTGTTCCGCATCGCCAAGGGCGGCAACAACGAAACCATCGGCGGCCTCACGGGAGGCGGCAAGGTGCAGGCCTTTTTCAGCAACAACACGCTCACCATCGGCGGCACCGGCACCAATACCTTCACCGGCGAACTGGAAAACAACAGCGGCACCCTCTCGCTCACCAAGTCCGGCACCGGCACCCAGACGCTGGGCGGCACCGGCACCAGCAACTTCTCCGGCAACGTCGCGATCAACGGCGGCATCCTCAAGCTGGCGAAGTCCACCGCACTCGGCGCGACCAACACCGCCGTGACCAAGACCACCGTGGCCGCAGGCGCGACCCTCGATGTCAACGGCACCAACGACAGCAACTACGGAGTGACCATCGCAGGCACCGGCACCAGCGGCCAGGGCGCGCTGGTCAATACCGGTGCCAACACCGGCGCGGGCAACATCCAGACGCCGAACATCGCGCTGTCCGCCCATGCGACCATCGGCGGCACCGGAAACTTCTACATGATCGCCTCCGGATACGGGGCGAATACGCTCACGCTGAACAACAACACGCTCACCAAGGCGGGCACCAACACCTTCTTCCTCACCAACACCACCGTCACGGCGGGCACCATCGCCATCACCGGCGGCGGCATTTCCCAGAACCGTGCGTCGAACGGCAGCGCCGCCGCCTTCACCCTGGACAACACGGCGGGCGTTTCGCTGGCCCTCGGCGGTTATGATCTTTCGGTGGGTTCGCTGGCAGGTGGCGGAGCCACCGGTGGCAATGTGAATCTCGGCGGCAATACGCTGACGGCCGGCGCGCTTGGCACTTCGACGTCTTTCGCAGGCGCGATCAGCGGCACCGGTGGTCTCACCAAGGCTGGCGCGGGCACGCTCACGCTGGCGGGCACGAATACCTGGAGCGGTGCCACCACCATCAATGCGGGCACGCTGCAAGCGGGCTCGACGGGCGCGGTCGGTTCAAGCTCCGCCGTCACCCTCGCGAACGTCGCGGGAGCCACGCTCGATCTCAATGGCTTCCCGCTGCAAGTCGGTTCGCTCGCCGGAGGCGGCGCAACCGGCGGCACGGTCACGAACAGCAGCGGCACGCCAGCCGTTCTCACCACCGGTGGCCTCAATGCCTCACCCACGTTTGCAGGCACGATCACCGGCGCGGCGCTCGGCCTCACCAAGACCGGCACCGGCACTCTCACTCTTTCCGGCACGAACACGTATGGCGGAGCCACCACGATCAACGGTGGCAAGCTGCTCGTCACCGGCGCGCTGGCTTCCGGTGGAAACATCTCGGTGGGCAATGGCGCGATCTTCGCAGGCAGCGGTTCCGCAGGCGCAGTCACGGTGGCGGCTGGAGGCACCCTTGAAGCCGGAGCTTCCGGCACGGGTTCGCTGTCACTCGCTTCGCTGTCGTTCAGTGATGCGGCCACCGTGAACGTCGGCACGCTCACCGGCTACACCTCCACGGCCGCCATCAACGTGAGCGGCACGGCCACGACCTCCGTCACACCGGCTGCGGTGGTGCTCAATCTTCCCACCAGCGGCGTCGCTTCCGGCACCTACCATCTGATCTCTCATGCCAACGCGCTGGCGGACCTCTCCGCCTTCACGCTCGGCACCGTGCCCACCCTCAGCAACCGCCAGAGCGGCATGCTCGTGAACAACACGGGCTCCATCGATTACGTGGTCGCCGGTGATACTCCGAAGTGGACCGGCCTGGATGGCCCGGACTGGGTCGTGGGCGGCACGGTTCCACTGCACAACTGGAAACTCATCAGCGCGGGAACAGCCACTGACTATATCGAAGGCGACCTGGTGCTGTTCGATGACACCGCTTCCAACAAGAACGTGCGGATTTCGATCGCAGACATCTCACCCGCCGCGGTGACGTTCAACAACTCCGCGGGCAACGACTACGTGCTCAGCGGCACGGACTACACCACCGGCATGGAGATGTGGGGCATCACCGGAGGCACCACGCTCACCAAGAGCGGCACCGGCGCGCTGACCCTCACCGGACGCAATACCTTCACCGGCGGCATCACCTTGTCGGGAGGCACGATCAACGCGAACCATCCTTCCGCGCTGGGCGCCGGTCCGCTGAACTTCGCCGGTGGTGCGATCGACAACACCACCGGAGCTCCCCTAGCGCTCACCACCGGCAATGCCTTGCAAGGCGGTGACATCGTCTTCACCGGCAGCAATGATCTCACTCTGGATGGCCCGCTGGCGATGACCATCAACCGGCAGGCGGTGGTGAATGGCGGCACGCTCACCTTGGGTGGCGTGGTCAGCGGCACCGGTTTCAGCCTGACCAAAGCGGGTGCGGGAACGCTGGTGCTCTCCGGCACGAACACCCACACCGGCGGCACCATCGTGGCGGCGGGAACACTGCGCCCCACCGCGAATGCGGCGTTCGGCACGGGTGCTCTCACCCTGAACGGCGGCACCCTTGATCCGAATGCGCTTACCATCACCACCCCCATCACCATGGGTGCGGGTGGAGGCACGATCGCAGGCCATGGCACCTTGGGCAGCGTGATCTCCGGCAGCGGCGCGCTTTCGCTGGCGTCCGATGGCACGCTGGTTCTTAGCGCGATCAACACCTACTCCGGCGGCACGACTGTGACTTCCGGCACCGTGACGCTTTCTGGTTTCGCCGGATTCGGCAACGGCAATGCCTCCATTGGCTCGGGAAGCCTGACCATCCAGTCCGGAGCAACGGTGACCACCACCAGCTTCTTCACGATCGACGCCAACAACACCGCCACCACCCGCACCGTGAACGTGGCCGGCACCCTGAATCTCGCGGGCAGCGAATACATCCGCACCTTCAACCTGACCGGCGGCACCCTCAACGCCCCGAACTCCGGCACGGAATACCTGCGCGCTCCGGCTACCGGCCTTGCGATCAACTCGCTGGCATCCGCCACCACCTCGACGCTCACCAACCGTCTCGACCTGACCTTCAGCCCGCTGGTGGCGGATACCGCGAATGGAGCGGCGGCGGTGGATCTGGCCATCACCGGTCCGGTCACGGAAAACACCGGAGCTGGCAGCGGTGCGAAAACGATCACGAAAAACGGCACCGGCACACTGCTGCTCTCCGGAGCCAACGCCTACTCCGGCGGCACAACCGTCAATGCTGGCACCTTGCTGGTGAACAATGCCACCGGCTCGGGCACCGGCAGCGGTGCGGTGACGATCGCCAGCGGAGCCGCCCTCGGTGGCACCGGCACGCTTTCCGGTGCGGTCACCGTGAATGGCACGCTCGCGCCGGGCCAGGGCCTGGGTGGCATTTCCACCGGAGCACTCACGCTTGCGGCGGGTTCCAATACCTCCCTTGAAGTGGACACGACCGCGGTCACCTCGGACGTGGCCCATGTCACCGGCAATGTCACGCTCGGTGGCACGCTCAACCTGACCGACCTCGCACCGGGCACTCTGGCCAATACCGCGAAGCTCACGCTGTTCACCTACACCGGCACGCTCACCGGCACCTTCGCCGGACTGGCGGAGGGCGCGACGGTGAATGTCAGCGGCAATCCGCTCTTCATCCACTATCACGATGGCAATGCCGTGACGCTGTCGATGGGCGATGCCTACACCAACTGGGCCTCCGCCCGCGGCCTGGCCGGCCCGGACGCCGCCCGCGATGCGGATCCGGATCATGATGGCGTGAAAAACGCGCTGGAGTTCCTCTTCGGCAGCGAACCGAATCCCGCGACTGCCGGAGCCGGCTCCCTCGCTTCACTGCCGGCCATCACCACGGATGCCACCATGCTGCACTTCACCTACCGCCGCACGGCTGCTTCGGTGGGCGTGGTTTCACCGGTGGTGCAATACGGTTCCAATCTCATCGGCTGGACGAGTGCCGTAGACGGGTCCAATGGCGTGACGGTGCAGGTGGTCACCGATGGCTTCGGAACCGGCGTGGATCGGGTAACGGTGAACATCCCGCTCGCGCTCGCCAGCGGCGGCAAACTCTTCGCCCGCCTGACCGCACCGAATCCCTGACTCCCTTTTCCTGGGTACATGCAATGCTAGCGCGGCCGGGTGGTTCTGCCATCCGGCCGTGCTATTTGGGCATCCGGGAACTACAATCTGGAGGAATTCATCAATCTCCAGTCGCCTTGGTCCTCCGGGCAATCACCGGGGCCGTTCACCAACAACCAGCTCATCGAGCTGGTACACATCGGGTGCGGGTGAAGACGGCGGGGAATCCGTAGCAGCGCCAAGCTGAGCTTGGCGTGCTGCTGGCGGAGCTTTTCGAAAAAGAGGCTGCCGTGATCCTCTCCCCACACGCGAAGCCAAGCTTCGCGCTACCACCGCATCCCCGCTGACACGGGGATGCGGATGAAACACGTGCCTCAGGCCACGGTGAGCTTCACCGGGATATTGTTGCGCGTGGCATTCGAATATGGGCAGACGATGTGCGCCTTCTGGACGAGGTCTTCCAGCAAAGCGCGGTCGGTGCCTTCGGACTTGATCGTCAGTTCGACATCCAGGCCGAAGCCGCCGCCGTCGTCGCGCTTGCCGATGCCGACCTGCGCGGTGACGGTGGTTTCCGCCGGGAGGTGGATCTTCGCCTGACCCGCCACGAAGCGCAGCGCGCCGAGAAAGCAGGCCGAGTAGCCGGTGGCGAAAAGCTGCTCCGGATTGGTGCCTTCGCCGCCGGGGCCGCCGAGTTCCTTCGGGATCGAAAGCTGCACGTCGACCTTGCCGTCGGAGGTGGAGGATGTTCCATCGCGACCGCCGCCGGTGGCGGTCGCCTGGGCTGTGTAGAGAACTTGCATGGGATGACAGGGGTTGGATTGTTAGATAGAAGACATGGCAAGGTATCGTGACGAGTCCCCAGCCATGCTCAGGGATCTAACTCCGGAGAGCGTCCAGTCAAGTCCGGGAGGCAACCTCACTCACCCGTCACCAACGCAAAAACGCGCCCCGGAGCTCCGGAGCGCGTCTTGTGAAATCAATGGCTGGAAGACCGTTCAGAACGGGATGTCGTCCTCGTCGTGGTAGTCCTCTACCGGAGCGGCGGAGCCACCCTGCGGAGGGCCGGAGCGCTGCGGAGGGCCGCCTGCGGGGCGGGAGTAGCCGCCATTGCCCTGCGGGGCGTGGCTTGCGCCGGACGGCGGGCCACCGGGGCCACTCTTGCCATCGGGAAGGAATTGCAGGTTCTCGGCGACGACCTTCAGCTTGCTGCGCTTCTGGCCGGTGGCCTTGTCCTCCCAGGTGTCCATCTGCAGGCGGCCTTCGATGAAGCAGCCGCGGCCC belongs to Luteolibacter ambystomatis and includes:
- a CDS encoding beta strand repeat-containing protein, which translates into the protein MRPLRKLPFLATVLVATYTAHADTRTWQTAGTTDTWSTAAGDTNWFIDADTTLSPWVDANAAVFDAATGETVTKTGTLLPTNVTIGANNGSWAFSGAGTIGGTASVLKTGTGSLSLTTDNAFSGGLTISQGTVNFSTANATGTGTVTLNDANTGSTNTSLLGSIGTARAITVANAGTGTTTIGTTSGGAVAYSGAITLNKAVTFQSSTTDRTDFSGAMSGAGDITITAGVANGRTIFNGTAKTATGNVTITSGANLQLSDGTATANSFIGDASLVTVNTGGLFRIAKGGNNETIGGLTGGGKVQAFFSNNTLTIGGTGTNTFTGELENNSGTLSLTKSGTGTQTLGGTGTSNFSGNVAINGGILKLAKSTALGATNTAVTKTTVAAGATLDVNGTNDSNYGVTIAGTGTSGQGALVNTGANTGAGNIQTPNIALSAHATIGGTGNFYMIASGYGANTLTLNNNTLTKAGTNTFFLTNTTVTAGTIAITGGGISQNRASNGSAAAFTLDNTAGVSLALGGYDLSVGSLAGGGATGGNVNLGGNTLTAGALGTSTSFAGAISGTGGLTKAGAGTLTLAGTNTWSGATTINAGTLQAGSTGAVGSSSAVTLANVAGATLDLNGFPLQVGSLAGGGATGGTVTNSSGTPAVLTTGGLNASPTFAGTITGAALGLTKTGTGTLTLSGTNTYGGATTINGGKLLVTGALASGGNISVGNGAIFAGSGSAGAVTVAAGGTLEAGASGTGSLSLASLSFSDAATVNVGTLTGYTSTAAINVSGTATTSVTPAAVVLNLPTSGVASGTYHLISHANALADLSAFTLGTVPTLSNRQSGMLVNNTGSIDYVVAGDTPKWTGLDGPDWVVGGTVPLHNWKLISAGTATDYIEGDLVLFDDTASNKNVRISIADISPAAVTFNNSAGNDYVLSGTDYTTGMEMWGITGGTTLTKSGTGALTLTGRNTFTGGITLSGGTINANHPSALGAGPLNFAGGAIDNTTGAPLALTTGNALQGGDIVFTGSNDLTLDGPLAMTINRQAVVNGGTLTLGGVVSGTGFSLTKAGAGTLVLSGTNTHTGGTIVAAGTLRPTANAAFGTGALTLNGGTLDPNALTITTPITMGAGGGTIAGHGTLGSVISGSGALSLASDGTLVLSAINTYSGGTTVTSGTVTLSGFAGFGNGNASIGSGSLTIQSGATVTTTSFFTIDANNTATTRTVNVAGTLNLAGSEYIRTFNLTGGTLNAPNSGTEYLRAPATGLAINSLASATTSTLTNRLDLTFSPLVADTANGAAAVDLAITGPVTENTGAGSGAKTITKNGTGTLLLSGANAYSGGTTVNAGTLLVNNATGSGTGSGAVTIASGAALGGTGTLSGAVTVNGTLAPGQGLGGISTGALTLAAGSNTSLEVDTTAVTSDVAHVTGNVTLGGTLNLTDLAPGTLANTAKLTLFTYTGTLTGTFAGLAEGATVNVSGNPLFIHYHDGNAVTLSMGDAYTNWASARGLAGPDAARDADPDHDGVKNALEFLFGSEPNPATAGAGSLASLPAITTDATMLHFTYRRTAASVGVVSPVVQYGSNLIGWTSAVDGSNGVTVQVVTDGFGTGVDRVTVNIPLALASGGKLFARLTAPNP
- a CDS encoding bifunctional UDP-3-O-[3-hydroxymyristoyl] N-acetylglucosamine deacetylase/3-hydroxyacyl-ACP dehydratase produces the protein MPADVQHTLAGSATLEGTSLHTGEKVTLTLKPAPEGHGFKFRRIDLPDQPFISADVDKVQTVERATTLAEGSVKVHTVEHVLSALTGMGIDNALIEMDANEPPIGDGSAKPFVELIKKAGIAAQTAPRKTWEIREPIHMETGDGTLITIVPAKSFRVSVTNVGPDGRFTQYFSSEVTPEKYEKEIAPARTFVYYEDVKPLLEKGLIKGGSLESAVVIRGNEVMSKEALRYNNEFARHKALDVIGDLILSGKRILGHVIAVKPGHGPNTKMAATLKSEYSRLRSMVPPFSIPKGETVLDINDVLKILPHRYPFLLVDRVVDFEGDTKCTGVKNVTMNEPFFPGHFPEHPIMPGVLQLEAMAQVSSVLMLRKPENAGKIGYFMSADDVKWRRPVLPGDTLFIEAEVIKIRGSIGQTRCKCLVNGEVVSEGELKFALMDR
- a CDS encoding organic hydroperoxide resistance protein, whose amino-acid sequence is MQVLYTAQATATGGGRDGTSSTSDGKVDVQLSIPKELGGPGGEGTNPEQLFATGYSACFLGALRFVAGQAKIHLPAETTVTAQVGIGKRDDGGGFGLDVELTIKSEGTDRALLEDLVQKAHIVCPYSNATRNNIPVKLTVA
- a CDS encoding single-stranded DNA-binding protein translates to MANLNKVLLLGNLTRDPELRYTPKGTAVADIALAINRVWTNEQNQRQEETTYVDITLWGRQAELAQQYLTKGRGCFIEGRLQMDTWEDKATGQKRSKLKVVAENLQFLPDGKSGPGGPPSGASHAPQGNGGYSRPAGGPPQRSGPPQGGSAAPVEDYHDEDDIPF
- a CDS encoding FG-GAP repeat domain-containing protein produces the protein MKLSLLLLSLALPLHAEVSFTKKTLTTEFLAEGAAVADFDGDGKMDISAGAFIWFGPDFQRKTHFTTPPPALDGSKEYSQFFIGGAADVDGDGKPDILNTGFPGKETYVFFNPGKDGGEWKRQVLLDVTDGESPMWIDVTGDGKPELVCHSRGSTGYLELPWGKRDTPGTFHAIAPANPNLYQRYTHGQGAGDLNGDGRPAILDKTGWYEQPTDRNQPWPFHATTFAQNGGAQMLVFDVNGDGANDVVSSANAHGYGLSWFENNKDGTFKEHVIIDKDPAKETNGVQFSQLHALTTADINGDGIPDLVTGKRRWAHGSNGDPDPNGAAVLYWFETKRDGKGGAECIAHEIDRDSGVGTQVTVTDMNSDKKPDIVVANKKGVFVFEQK
- a CDS encoding RluA family pseudouridine synthase, which codes for MALGFAGNRGKGAAMILHAIADFHVLGESDDWIVVNKPAPLIVHPANGKVEPNLLGGVETLLMYEMENGAALSIITRLDRETSGVVLIAKHRDAARDLSRIFERREARKEYLAIVHGWPKFDTWTSDAPILRAGEVGPSPIWLRQMVHPEGRECETGFWVERRFLREGREFALVRCFPKTGRMHQIRVHLAHSGYPIVGDKLYSGDGAEYMEWMRDDWTPALQERLLLRRHALHAAMLGIPWGGREVAWEAGLAADLAEFMAG